In Isosphaera pallida ATCC 43644, the sequence CCGGAATACTGGACGGAGCCTCGTCCCATCGACCAATCCGAAATCGAGAAGGCTTGGCGCAACCCGGCCGCCGAACGGACTGCAAAGTCAACCAATTTGGATTTGGAAGTGGCTCAAGGCGTCGAGGGGTCAGAATAACCGACGCTGCCGGGCACGCTTGCGTCGAGCAAGGGGGGCACGCGAACCGGAGCGTAAGGGTCGATCGTGGAGGCGCGGGGAATCTCGGCGGGTCGAATCGTGGCGGGTGGCAACACCGCGCCCGAGGCCCAGGGCATCGGTGGGACGAAGGGATGACCCAGCGGCGCGCCGTTGTCAAGCCCGTCAACGAATGCCGAGTTGGTTGAGCGAGAGCCGGTTTGGATGAGGTTGCGAGGCGTGGTTCGGACCAAACGCGAAGTGGTTTGAACACTTCGGGGCGACGTGTTTTGACGCTGGCGTTCCCAATCCCGCGCGGTTTGGGAGGCCATCGAGGAGATCAAGTCACCCGACCGCGCGCGAACGCGCGGCGCGGTCGGGTTGCGATTGGCAACCATATGGGTATTGGCGTGAGAAGGGGTCGTCAAATTGACGCGGTTGCGATGGTCGGGTTGGTCGTAATTCTGGTCCCGGTTCCGAGGGTTGGATGGGATGGTGGGACGGTTGGGATTGAGAATCGTTGGTGGTCTGGGAGATTCCCGACCTGGATTGATCGGTGGTTGTGATCCCCTCAACCCCGGCGGGTTGACCGAGGAGGGACGGCTTGGACCGACTTGCGTAGGATTGACCACGCCGTTGGGCCGAACTCGCGCCGTAGCTGGACGATTGATACCAGGCGGCGTGGGACGCGTGGCAGGATTGACGTTGGCAGCAGGTGGTGGATTGAGGGTAACGCCAGGATTGACTCGTGGCACGACTGGTCGATCCAACGGACGATTGGGATTCGGAGTCGTGGGAGCATTCGAACGTGGAGACGTGGGCCGAGGAACGGGTTGAGCTGCAATTTGATCGGGAGATTGATTGGGATTCATCTGAGCCGGGGTCGGCGAGTTGACGTCGGACCGGGGACGCGCGACCGGATTGGGTTGCGGCCGTGCGGCTGGTCTGGGTTGAGGTTGTCCCGATCGCGGTTGCCCCGGCTGAACCAAAGGCGACGCACCGGGTGGTCTGAACGCTTCAGGAAGCCGTCGAGTCGGAGTGGTGTCGGCGGCCAGGGCGGGATTGGGCCGAGCCGCGGTGTTGTTGGGGGGGACTCGATTGACCACCGGACGCGGTCGCGCGGCGATGGGGGATCCAGGGAGCCTCACCACGCGAGGGGCCGAAGGTGCTTGGGGTTCGACCTGACGGCCTCGGAGCTCCTGAGCGCGTGCGTCGGCTTGCGCGTTGCGTGCGTCGCGGGCCGCCTGGACCAGTTCTTGGCGGCCTTGAACCAGGTTTTGCCGACCTTGGATCGCTTCCAACCGCCGCTCGCCGGCGCGGTCGGCGTTGCTCAAACGTTGGGCACGAAGTTCGAGGGCGGCGTTGCGCTCAGCTTCCAAGCGGCGTTCCCGAAACGCACGGAGTTCCTGAGCGCGTTGAACGACCACGTCGCGGCGCTCCCGCTCCAAGGTGACCAAACGAGTGGCGACTGGGCCGGGTCGCGCGGCCATTTCAGCCAGGGGACGTCCCAGCGCGAGGGCTTGACGGTTCGATTCGGCAACATCGACCACGACCTCGGCGTTGCCGCCCTCGGCCGCGTCCGCCCGCGCGTTTACCACGGTTGAGTTGATAAAACGGTTGATGGTTGGTTGATTGAGAATCGTGACGTTCCGATTCACGATCGTAGGTGAGTTGATCCGGTTTTCGACAACTGTGAGTTGCTGGTTGAAGGTGGGAGGGGGTCGAAACAAGGGATCGTTGCGTCGCGTTTCGAAGACGAAGTTCAGGTGAAGGTTCCAACCCGGTTCGAACGTGCGGATGTTGGACCAGTAGAAGTTGAACAGGGGGTCGAAGCCCCGGGAGTTCAGTCCAAACCCGGCCCACCAGATGAAGCCGCGATCGACAAAGGCAGGCTCGTAGTAGTCGCCGAAGTAGTAGTGGCCGAAACTGGGACGGCAAAACAGATGTTCCACCAAACCCGAGGAGACGATCACCACGCTCGGGGTGAACCGGAAGACCGGGCGAATCACCTCGACGGCGCGGATGTGAGTGAACCGCACTGGCGCGAACAGAACGCCGCGAATGGCTAAGGGGTAATCCCAATAGCCGTCGGTGAAGACGTAGCCGCTGGGAGTGGCGTGATAGCACGGCGGCACCCACACCCAGCGTGGCGTGGTCCGCACCCAGGTTCCGGGACGCCAGACGTAGCGATCGTTGGTCCAGTACCAGCAGCCCGGAGCCCAGAAATAATCCTCGCCTGGCGCGGGGATGTTGGGACCGGCCTCTAGCGAGGCGGGTGGTTCAGGCAGATAGCGGATGGCTTGAGACTCAGCGCGGTCTTCAGCGTTGGGGTCCACCGCCGCCCAAAAACCCGAGACCCATTGCGCTGAGCCGTCCTCCAACTCGTACCAATAACCGGGCACCCATTGGCGACCGGGCGGAAGATTGCGCCAGATGCCCGACACCCAGAGAAACTCGTTACGTTCGTCGTCCCAATGCCAGTAGCCCGCGATCCATTCCACCGCATCGCCTTCGGGGCGCTGATCGGGGGGGATTTCCTCAACCGGTTCGGGTGGTACTCGTGGCGCGATTGGTCCCGGTTGGGGATCGAAGCTGATCGGTTCGGCCCAGGCTTCATGCACGGGGCCGCGGGTTAGAACCTCTGGCTCGTATCCATTGGGATTAGAATGAGAGGCGGTCTGAGCCAAGGTCTTGTTGGTCAAACCCAACGCCAGCAAGGTCGCCAGCGCGAGGCTTGCGACCCCGACGCAGTGTCCGGGACGATTCCTGGAGCTCCGTTCCAGCCTCAAAGTCGAGCAGGATGTTGCGCTGTGACACCCTAATTCCGCGATGAGCCTGTTCATGTCCGCCTCGAATTCACGATTGGGCCGTGCATTCGCTTGAGGTTGAGACGAGCGCCGGCCGGCTTGAGGTCGCGCCGGTTTCGAAGAATTGACGCGATTCCAGAAACTCAGCGACAAACCGGGGCAATGATGCCCCGTGTCCTCTTCCGCGTCGAGGCGCGTTTATCCGTCATCCCGGGGCAATTTTTCAGCTTCGGGGGTTGGAGAGGGAGACGGGACCGGTGGAGAGGGGGGATCGTTCGGTTGGAGCGGCGAGGCTTGGAATTCGGCGATGGGTTGGAGATCGCTCAGGTTCCAGACCTTGACGACTCCGCCATGCCCGCCAACCGCCAGGCGTTGGGCGTTGGGCGAGATCGTCAAGGCGTTGATCCAATCGCCGGGGCCGTCGAGGGTCGCGTTGATCGCGCCGTTGGCGGGGTTGATGAGGCGAACTTTGCCGTCAATTCCGGCAGATGCCAGGATCGAGCCATCAGGCGTCACGGCCAGGCGAAAAATCGCGCCGCCCAGACCATCAACCTGACGGAGTTGATTGCCCTCTTGATCGGCGTTCCAAATCCGTACCAAACCGTCACCGCCCGCCGAGGCAACGGTGGCGTTATCGCCTACGAAAACTGCCGCGTGAACCGGCTGACCGTGGTTGGGGAAGGTCGCTAGCGATTCCCGACGCGCCAGGTCGAAAACCTTGGAGGTCTTGTCGCGCGAGCCGGTCGCCAGACGAGTCGCGTCGGGCGAGAAGGCCAGATCGAGAATCCAATCGGCGTGATCTTCAATCACATGAGTTGGTGTAGGAGGCGAATCTTCTGCATTGGCCGATTCGGACGTGTCGAGGTCGGCCAGATTCCAGACCCGCACTGCGCGGTCGGTGCCGCCGGCGGCCAGTTGGTTGCCGTCGGGCGAGAAGGCGACCGCCAATTGAGCATCGGGCGTGGTGAGGATTCGCCGCTCGAAGACCGCGCGGCCTTCCGGTTCCAGACGATACAGGAGCACGGCCCCGGAGCGTCCCGGAGCGCCCACGGCGGCGGCCATGCGAGTGCCTTGGGCGTTGATGGCCAGGTCGAAGACCCGTTCGCCGGCGGTGACGCCTCGTGGTCCCAGGGTCGCCTCGGGCAAGACGAAGTCCAGAATCTCCGCGTAGCCGGAACTCCAAAGCCGCGCGCCATCGGGTGAAAAGGCCAAAGCAGTCACGGGCAAGGGACGAGGATAGACCTCCGGAGCCTTCAACGGTTTTGCCGCGGCCCGGGCGGCGAGAATCGCGGTCCAGGGGGCGGCGGGGTCGTGGCCGTCGTACTTGGCTCCCTCGGCCACCCAACGTTCCAACAACGCGAGCTCGTTGGCCGGAAGCGGTTCCAGCTTCCAGGGCATCCGAGGCTCGCCGTCGGGTCGGACGAGTTCAATGAAATAACTTTCGTCGGGTTGACCGGGGACGATTGTGGGTTCGCCGTCGGCGTAGGTGCCGCCCGTGAGGAGCTTTTGATAACTGCTCAGGTCGTAACGATTCTCGGCCTTGCGTTCGTTGTGGCAGCCGACGCAGCGGCGTTGCAAAATCGGCGCGACGTCGTCGAGAAACGACACCGGCGGGGTCTCTTGGCGGCCGGCGATCGTGGCGGGATGGGCGAGGACGCCTCGGACACCGTCCAGAGCGATACCACCAGTCAGCGCGATGCTCATCACCTTGAGAAGGATTCGGGAAGATGATGATAGGCTCATGGCGTCACCTTGACCTCGAAGGGGATGGGCGGGTTGGGGTAGGTTTCGTTGCCGACTGGCGCGAGGAGGCCGATGGTGGCTTGAACCTGAGCGGCGGCGGCGTCGGGTGCGGCCTTGAGGGTGAGGTTGAACATGTCGCGGTCGACGGGGATAGGCTCGGGGGTTGGGTCGAGGGTGACGCCGGGAGGCAGGTTGGCCACGACCAGGGTCAGAGGACCAGCGTAACCGCCTCGACGGGTCGCCTTGCCGCTGAGGGTGGCGGTGCCGCCGGGCTTGAGTTCCACGCGGGGGGTGTTGAGTTCCATGACGACAGGAGTGACCACCTCAACCGTCACGGCGGGAAAGAACAGAGTTGTCGGTTGGCCCGCGAGGGTACCCTGAGCGCGGGGGATGATCGTGCACAGACCGCCAGGTGTGGGTAGACCCGCAGTGAGGGTCCAGACCGGTTTGGCCTGGGCGACGCCGGCGGCGATCTCGATTTCCGGGAGGTTGAGACCGGGCGTGGGTGGAGTGAAGGGACCAATGTTCCAGGGACCGTCCCCGGCGGCTTCCAGGTCGCGGGCGAATCCCAGTGGGATCTCGACCTTGCCGCCAATCCCCAGTAACAACGGCTCGGTCGAAGGAGCGGTCAAGCGGATTGGAACGCTTCGCGCGGGTGCGACGATCAGGCCGGGTTGGTGATCGAACTCGGTGGGAACGCCGCCGGGGCGGGAGAAGACCTCGACCCGGCCCACGAGGACCGTTCGACCGTCGGGCAACCGGGCGGCCAGCTTGACTAATTGAGGCGCGATCGGTTCGGACGAGTCATCGGCTTGGTGGTCCCACGTCAGGGTCGCTCCCCCGGTGGTGACACCAGGGGGGATGTGCCCACCTTCCAGGCTTATTCCTGTAGGCGGGTCGATCAGAGTCAGGGCGATTGGTCCGTCCTCTCCCTGACGGGTGAGGGTCACGCTCAACCCCCCTCGGCCGCCCTGGGGAACGGCGATCTGCCCTTCATTGAGTTGAACGTCGATCGCGGCCTCGATTGGTTCGATTCGCAAGCGATACGCTAGGTCGGGTCCACCGCGTCCATGAAGGTCGCGCACCTCGGCGACAATCCGCCCGACATCGCCGGGCACCGCCAGTGTCAGCAAGGGGTCGGCGGTGATCAAACCAGCCGGCCAACGTCCCAGCGCGAGGTTGCCGATGGTGGTGTCGTCGGCCTCGGCGAGCGTTTCGCCGGTTTCCCTACGGACGGTCAGGACCGCGTCGAGGGGCGAACCCAGGGTGGCCGCCTCGATAGTGAGGCGATAGGAGCGTCCCGGTTCGACCTGGAAGCGATGACGACGCCGTTGGCCCGGCGTGATTATGCGGTCCAGCACCAGCGCGGGGGGGACGATTTGGGCGGTCTCCGGCGGGGTGACAAGGCTCCACACGGTGTCGATGGGCAGCCGCGGCACCGATTCCAGGCGGGGCGTTTCCCAAGCTAAAGCATGACGTTCGTACCAACCCGCGGGGTCGTCGGCCTTGGCGAATGGGTTGGTCAAGGTTTGAGCAAACAGTCCCGTCGGAGCGTTGGGTTGAGTCGGGGCAAACCATTCAAAGGCAAGAGTTCGACCGGCAGGCGCGCCTGGTGGAAACAGGCCAAACGGGGAGGGGACCACAAAGCCCTCAACCGGCGCGATGGTCAAACGGTAGCGTCCCCGGTCGCCGTCGGGACCTTGCGAGCGAGTGTCGGCCAGTTCTAGCAGCCAATCCTCGTCGGCTTCGGGGATGACGAGCAGGCGAGCGTCTCTGCCGAGTCCCGGAGTGTCGTCATCAGAGGCGACGAAGCGTCCCGAAGGAGTGGTCAGACGCAGAACCGGATCGAGGTCAGAGCCGATTCGCCCACAACGGGCGTCGATCAGGATCGGAACTCCCCGGCGCACGGGGAACCGGACGCGGTCGATCTCGCTTCCCTCCACGCGTCCTTCGACCACCACGGGGAGACGTTCCAGCGTCTGCACACCATTGGGCAAGTGGTTTAAAGTGGGAAACGCGGACACCTCGAACAGGAGGGGGTTGGAAAGGCCGTCGAGAGTCTGGATCCGAAGGGGATGAACTCCAGTGGCAGTCTCGGGCGGCAGGGTGAACCGCAGACCGATTGACGAGGGATCAGCCAAGTCAAACGCTTCGACCGGCCCGTTGACGGGGAAGGGGGTGATCAAGCGCGGTTGGCGCGACAAGTGAGCTCCCCGCAGCCGCAACTCCAGGGTCGTCCCGCGTTGACCGCCACCGGGATCAAGACTGGAAAGGGTTGGCGGAGGGGCGTGGTGGCCCCAAATGACCGGAGAATGCGCGAAGATGAGGAAAACTCCCAACAAAACCGGGAGGGGAATGCGTATCAACTTCCAGAACGTGAGCATGGGCGGGTCTCCGCGAATCGATCGGTCCCATGTCGTACCGGTCGATTTGGAACGGAGGAAAGCGGCGTGCCGCAAGGCGGGTCGTTGGGGTGGGTGGAACGAACCTATCGTTCTATCGCGTCCCAAGATTTGTCAAGCCTCGTGTCGCAAGGTCGGAGCCTCGCCCCCCTGGATGGACGGGTCCGCCCTCTCTCGTCGCGCCTGAGTGGTTGGTGACGCCCAATCCACGGTGGACGTCGGAATCGTTGGAGTGTCTGTTGTGGTTCAGCGGTTCTCAAGCATGCCGATGTTCCACCTGGGTTCGTGCCCATCACCAAAAATTCCTTTCTCATCACGCGATCCGTGGTGAGGCCGAGACGGGTGGCGTTGTTGATCCACGATTCACCACCTGGATTGGTTTTCCAATTCGATTTCACCTGATTTGGAGTCTGTCGAGCATGAATTCCCTGAGCAAACTGCTAGCTTGCGCCTTGATGGCGTGTGTTTCGATGGGTCTGGTGGTCGGATGCAACTCCGAGCAAGGCAAGAAAGCTGGCGACGCGGTCAAGCAAGGCGGTGCCAAGGCGGGCGAGGCCATTGACAAGGCGGGTGAGTCCGCCGGCAAGGCCATTTCCGAAAACGTCAACCAGAAGGCCGGCGAAATCGTGGACGCCGCGGGTGAAAAGACCGGTCAGCTCGTTGAGAAAGCGGGCGAAAAGCTCGGCGAGGGCCTGGAGAAGACCGGTGAGGTTGCCGAGAAAGCGGGCGAAGTGATCAAGGAAAAGACCGACGAACTCAAGGAGAAGGCTGGACAGGCTCTTGAGTCCGCCAAGGAGAAGGCTAGCCAGCTGATCGAAAACGCCACCGGCAAGGCCGAGGAAGCCGAGGAAGCTGCAGAGAAGAAGGCCGAGGAGATCAAGGAGGCCGTTGAAAACAAGGTCGAGGAAGCCAAGGAGGCTGCGGAGAAGAAGGCCGAAGAGATCAAAGAGGCCGTCGAGAAGAAGGCTGACGGCAACACTCAATAACCTGTCATCTCGATGTTCCCCGCCCTTGCGTGTTTCATGGATGGGACGACGCGAACGCGGCGTGGTTCGGCGCTTCATGGTGCCAAACCACGCCGCGCGGCGTTTGTCGATCAATGAATTGTCGTGGACCCTTTGGCCCCTGACACTCAACATGGCGGCGGAATAACGACCAATCACACGACTCAACGTTGAGCGGATTCTCATCCAAGCGGCGCAAACGAGGAGAAGGCGTCGTTTCTGGGCTTGGCAAGGTCCTGGACTTCGACCTTCTCAAGCGAAGACGAGTGGAGTTGGGAAGGAGCGGTGCGATCGATTTCAAAGTTGCAGCGCCTTGCGGCCGCCACGCAAAGCAAGTTGACAAACGAAGCAATGAGCAGCAACAACAGAGATTGCGCGAGAAAAATGAGGATCAGCACCTCGTCCCGAATCGGCCGGGGTTGGAAGGGGAATCCAGCGTTCCAATCAACCCGGCCCACGAACAAGACGAGCCAAAGGCCCAGTCCCAGAACCGCCAGCCCCCAGGGCAACCGCGACGCACCCAACGCGGAAGGTCCGCCCACCAGACGATAACCTGCAATCCAGTCCTCCACCGGCAGCAACGCGAGTTGGGCCTGAGCTTCCGTGTCCCATCTGTCGGTCGAGCCGGGTTCGGCGTGGTGGTGTTCCACTACTTCCAGCGCCAGACCAGCGATTAGCGCGAGTTCGATCCAGCCCGAGAAGGCTCCAAATTGAGACAGGCTCCAGGCGTAATCCTGCGGCAGCAGCGGTTCAATGCCGAGGACGCCGGCGTGGTCCTGCAACCACAGGAGCACATCGAGAATCCCCAGAAACGCCAACGGGATCGCTTTGCGGTTCCAACTAGTTTGGGTCCAGCGGTTGGGCATCATGAGCATTCCTCCCACCGAGCCAACCAGGATCCCCACGCTCATCGACCACCGCCAGACGGGGTTCTCCAGCAATGCGATCAGGGCCGGACGGAGTCCCGGCAAATCCACTATGATGACCAACAGGAACAGGAACGAATCGACCATCACCAAGCTCAAAGCAATCACCAAGAGACGAAAGCCCCAAGCTGTGATTTGGTAGGAACGCCTCAAAGCGCGTTGCGGAGCGTTGGAGTCATCGTCGAAGGGAGAGTCGTCGGTGAAGGGGGAGGACATGGTCATCGAAGGCGTGGGTCTCTGAAAACTCATCCCATCGGAATCCAACACGAATCGGAAAAATCTCCGACGTGCGGGAACGGGATCGCCCGCGACGCCTCCCGAAACGGGAAACGACGCGGGCGTTGGGTCCTGAGGTTGGGGGTGCGGGAGGAACAAGGGGATTCGGTCTCGAAGTCTTGTTTCTCCCACGGTTCGCGGACTCTTAGGGACTCAAGGTTGCAACGCGGTGGACGCTGGGGCTGCCAAGGCGGTGGTGGCCTGCGCGGGGTCGATCGAATACGGCATCGCTGCGTCCGGGAAGATGGCAATCACCAGCAAGGTAGAAATCACGCAGGTCGGTACCAGCATGGCGAAAATCCAGCGACCCTCGTATTTGAGGTACATCATGTACCAGGCGATCAAAATCACATAGGTGGCCGCTAAAC encodes:
- a CDS encoding YXWGXW repeat-containing protein; this translates as MNRLIAELGCHSATSCSTLRLERSSRNRPGHCVGVASLALATLLALGLTNKTLAQTASHSNPNGYEPEVLTRGPVHEAWAEPISFDPQPGPIAPRVPPEPVEEIPPDQRPEGDAVEWIAGYWHWDDERNEFLWVSGIWRNLPPGRQWVPGYWYELEDGSAQWVSGFWAAVDPNAEDRAESQAIRYLPEPPASLEAGPNIPAPGEDYFWAPGCWYWTNDRYVWRPGTWVRTTPRWVWVPPCYHATPSGYVFTDGYWDYPLAIRGVLFAPVRFTHIRAVEVIRPVFRFTPSVVIVSSGLVEHLFCRPSFGHYYFGDYYEPAFVDRGFIWWAGFGLNSRGFDPLFNFYWSNIRTFEPGWNLHLNFVFETRRNDPLFRPPPTFNQQLTVVENRINSPTIVNRNVTILNQPTINRFINSTVVNARADAAEGGNAEVVVDVAESNRQALALGRPLAEMAARPGPVATRLVTLERERRDVVVQRAQELRAFRERRLEAERNAALELRAQRLSNADRAGERRLEAIQGRQNLVQGRQELVQAARDARNAQADARAQELRGRQVEPQAPSAPRVVRLPGSPIAARPRPVVNRVPPNNTAARPNPALAADTTPTRRLPEAFRPPGASPLVQPGQPRSGQPQPRPAARPQPNPVARPRSDVNSPTPAQMNPNQSPDQIAAQPVPRPTSPRSNAPTTPNPNRPLDRPVVPRVNPGVTLNPPPAANVNPATRPTPPGINRPATARVRPNGVVNPTQVGPSRPSSVNPPGLRGSQPPINPGRESPRPPTILNPNRPTIPSNPRNRDQNYDQPDHRNRVNLTTPSHANTHMVANRNPTAPRVRARSGDLISSMASQTARDWERQRQNTSPRSVQTTSRLVRTTPRNLIQTGSRSTNSAFVDGLDNGAPLGHPFVPPMPWASGAVLPPATIRPAEIPRASTIDPYAPVRVPPLLDASVPGSVGYSDPSTP
- a CDS encoding c-type cytochrome domain-containing protein, whose translation is MSLSSSSRILLKVMSIALTGGIALDGVRGVLAHPATIAGRQETPPVSFLDDVAPILQRRCVGCHNERKAENRYDLSSYQKLLTGGTYADGEPTIVPGQPDESYFIELVRPDGEPRMPWKLEPLPANELALLERWVAEGAKYDGHDPAAPWTAILAARAAAKPLKAPEVYPRPLPVTALAFSPDGARLWSSGYAEILDFVLPEATLGPRGVTAGERVFDLAINAQGTRMAAAVGAPGRSGAVLLYRLEPEGRAVFERRILTTPDAQLAVAFSPDGNQLAAGGTDRAVRVWNLADLDTSESANAEDSPPTPTHVIEDHADWILDLAFSPDATRLATGSRDKTSKVFDLARRESLATFPNHGQPVHAAVFVGDNATVASAGGDGLVRIWNADQEGNQLRQVDGLGGAIFRLAVTPDGSILASAGIDGKVRLINPANGAINATLDGPGDWINALTISPNAQRLAVGGHGGVVKVWNLSDLQPIAEFQASPLQPNDPPSPPVPSPSPTPEAEKLPRDDG
- a CDS encoding DUF2537 domain-containing protein, translated to MSFQRPTPSMTMSSPFTDDSPFDDDSNAPQRALRRSYQITAWGFRLLVIALSLVMVDSFLFLLVIIVDLPGLRPALIALLENPVWRWSMSVGILVGSVGGMLMMPNRWTQTSWNRKAIPLAFLGILDVLLWLQDHAGVLGIEPLLPQDYAWSLSQFGAFSGWIELALIAGLALEVVEHHHAEPGSTDRWDTEAQAQLALLPVEDWIAGYRLVGGPSALGASRLPWGLAVLGLGLWLVLFVGRVDWNAGFPFQPRPIRDEVLILIFLAQSLLLLLIASFVNLLCVAAARRCNFEIDRTAPSQLHSSSLEKVEVQDLAKPRNDAFSSFAPLG